A stretch of DNA from Peromyscus eremicus chromosome 18, PerEre_H2_v1, whole genome shotgun sequence:
tggccttgaacttctgatcctaatgCTTCCAATTTCTGCCATGATTAACCTCTCTAAAAGTAATTTGaacatagtatacccttttaaataacagattatcATATAAGGATTTAAtgtgctttggggctggaggatgaaagtttgctgggagagtgagtgcctggcatctaaggcaggatttcattgagaaagaaacagaaactcatattggaCCCACTCTACTTTGTGATGATTATTTTATGTAGGGAAGAGAAGAGTAAAAAATCATGAAGGCAAGATTgtgatgttccaaaaaataaaatgcagaaaaagTCACCTGGTAACCTGAAAggaatagatcaattatttaaagtcaagggTTTGATACtgtgccattgataaaaacaggtaAGCAGCTTACCTGTTATCCACAGGCCTATTTTAAAACCTTGTGTTTAGGCCATGGGTGGTGGCCCATTCCTTtagtcctaacactcaggaggcaggaggatctctgtgagttcaaggtcagtatggtctacacagtgagttccaggacagccagggatgttactcagagaaaacctttcttgaaaaaaacaaaaccaaaaccaaaaataaataaataaaccacagggaaacaaaaacaaacaaacaacaacaaaaaaaacctttttaggTAGGAGTAAGTCCTGTTGCAGTGtaggtggaccactgtatttttctaggatcataccgtaattgttttgatgtgacacattgataatgtcctcaaaacacagaacacagaaaatagatccatacttatgaccttgcataaaattcaactgcatgtggatcaaacacattaATATAAAACCacatacactgaacctaataaaagagaaagtgggaaacaaTCTTGAACTCCTAGACATGGGAAAAGACTTCTAAACAGACACCAgtagtacagtccctaaaagcaacaattaataaatggaatctcattgaattgaaaagcatctgtttggcaaaggacaccatcacaaggacaaagtaacttacagaataggaaaagatttttgccaactacacacactatagatgaataatatcttaaataagtaaagaagtaaaaaaactggacatcaagaaagcaatgaactcagtaaaaaatgggatatagagctaaacagagaattcaggaaagtgaaaatacaacctccacttcaggatgccttcatcctgtacccacacttcctagtcctcagacccccaaagaggaagatcagagagctctgaaatagctttgctcacaccaaaatgttcacttaaatgaagcaaatcatctgcctttttggccctggtattctcaaaggcagtttctaaatggtttccatgatcctatcaactagggttaaggctttccaggatctggcaatgactttggaggcaaaggaaattgcctaagtggaaacagtaggctccatctcttggtctcctctcatgtaacacctgcgattgaagggattttaattccaacactggaaagatgctacagtgaagccagaccatgaatgataccacacttcctgacttcatctgtaggattcctcccaactcagttgaGAATAATTCTTATCTGAACCATATTCCTAGCTACAAATCTAAAAAACTTTacatacaggacatcttcactaGTCTAGGATTCACTAAGatccatttaatttttatgtcttcctcatcctcattttatacactgtCTGGAATCTATCTTAACATACTCATTATAATTCCTCATGCTCTCTAAATACTATACATATCACAGTGTCAACAACTTGcttgccacataaataatacaaaaggtcctttacctgccagtcctcttaatagttaactCCAAAAGTCAGGTATTACACaagtgaagggatgaccttgccaatgataacaagagcaagaagagaaatagcaaagacaaaagagtttccttcttccatgtcctttatacaggctgccaacagaaggtacagctaagatttAAGATGAATTCCCGCATCTCAAATCATCTGAGTtgaggtgggctttcctaattccagtgattcagtccagaaaattccctcacaagacaaatcATAGCCTCTTgggttttggttcattaaacatctttttttcccttatcacagttttttgtttgtttgtttgtttttctatttttttcaaagcagggtttctctgtttagctttgtagcctgtcttggaatgcactctgtagtccaggctagcctgaaacactcagagacatgaatgcctctgcctcttgattgttaagcataaaggcatgtgccaccaccatcccctccctggcttccccatgtaccttttaaaaaaaaagaagcaataagGAAAGAACAGAATGGGGAGTGGGTAGAAAAAGTGATGAATCGTGAAGAAATTGTAGTTGAGGTGAATATCATAAAcatgagttgaagtaaattttCAAGAAATTATTAGGAATTTTTAATGTTGacatttgctaaaatcacagattgatatcattaactgttaaaTTGCAAAAGGTAAAACAAAATTATAGGCACATCAGAAAGTATTtggaaacagtgaaatatcgtagtaaaattgctctttattttttttgttaaaacaagttctcactgtatattccaggcaggccttgaactaaaactcctgctgcctcaacatcccattccctagggctctagtattaaaggtgtgagctatcacacccagttAAGATGTATGACTCAGGAAAACTTGTGGAGGATTTTTTTCTGAGTATTGGGCATATTTGTAATTCAATGTTCCAACTAATCATATTACTGCtatttagagtgggtgtggtctctagcaagtatataagcacactccaggtgTCAGTCAGTTTCATTCTTCTCTAGACCAGAGTGTGTTCCCAtaccttctggctcctagactgctagatccgcttcgccctcacgttgaggatcactgcacagagctgagctaacattgttgtgaccccgtagacactgctgagaccagagtctattccgtgggaaaatggagtcagacatgtcacaagccttccaggaagaactcacctgcttcatctgcctgagctgccttacagagccagtcaccataagctgtggccacagcttctgtcgagcctgcctccagctttcttgGGAGGACACCCCACCtccagtccactgccctatgtgtcgggaaccatgccaacagaaggaaatgagaaccaacgttgttctgaagaagctggtgtccattgccagacaagccagcctcatgaaggacctgagctctgaggagcataagtgtgggacccacaaggagacaaagaggatcttgtgtgttgagagcaggatcttcctctgtcaactctgctctaactcccatgagcacagaagtcacagacattgtcccactgaggcagcagctgagcatcaaatggaaagagttctgaagcagatggcatctttatgggagaagatccaagaaaatcaagagaatatcgaggcagagaacagaacaagaactttgtggatggactatgtgactctgaGGAAAGAAATGATCAAGACagagtatagggagctgcatccatTCCTTtgtaaagaggaagagaaacatgtAAAGTgtatgagaaaggaaggccaacgtattttagagaaactgaggaagagtgaagccatgatgatgcaaaagagcaaagaactaagagatatgtatcaggagctgatggcaatgtcccaggagccatatgtggtactgctccagggtttggatgacatggtcagaaggagtgagtcaatgcagctgagcatgccccagggtatgcaacctgaactcagtgccctacccctcactggactgactgaaatgttcaagcacatccaggtgcatattttctttgaaaatacaaccacattccattacaagatgaacctatttaatgtctttagaaaattcagcttcggacatcaCCATAAAGATACAACTGTGGATACTGTTGGATGCTATTTGGCTTCCTGGGGATCCTTGAACTTCATCTtcgggaaatattactgggaggtggatttgcaagactctgcggactgggctgtaggggtctgtaaggattcctggttaaggaataccaaccaaatgattgactatgagggtgcctttcttcttgtgtgtgtgaaggagggtaatcattacagtctcctcaccacatgcccagttttccggcactatatagagaggccactgggccaTGTTGGGGTGCTCCTGGATTGTgaagatggatgtttaagtttcctgaatgttgccaagagttccctcatatataaaTACCCCTcaggcaccttccaaaaccctgtccagcctttcttctccagtggtcATAAtgggagaacctttaatccagcacattagtgtttttgtaaatatttcctactgtactgttatctcttttattcctattaaataataaaatactatcataatggaaaaaaaattgtttgtattttttacagaaactgcatttgagtGCATGTCAAAAACAGGGTTCATCGGTCTAGACTGGGCCTCTGGTACTGGAAACCATTGTTTAGCTTATGCTGTTTGTGAGGTTCCCCAGGTTGTtagatcaggatccattcctgttgcatgagttggctttttggagccatgtgcctaaggtgtgacacttTGAGCATCCTTGAttcagaggggaggggcttggacctgcctcaattgaatgtaccatgcactgctgaatccccatgggagagctgaaaatggagggggtgggaatga
This window harbors:
- the LOC131895019 gene encoding tripartite motif-containing protein 43-like is translated as MESDMSQAFQEELTCFICLSCLTEPVTISCGHSFCRACLQLSWEDTPPPVHCPMCREPCQQKEMRTNVVLKKLVSIARQASLMKDLSSEEHKCGTHKETKRILCVESRIFLCQLCSNSHEHRSHRHCPTEAAAEHQMERVLKQMASLWEKIQENQENIEAENRTRTLWMDYVTLRKEMIKTEYRELHPFLCKEEEKHVKCMRKEGQRILEKLRKSEAMMMQKSKELRDMYQELMAMSQEPYVVLLQGLDDMVRRSESMQLSMPQGMQPELSALPLTGLTEMFKHIQVHIFFENTTTFHYKMNLFNVFRKFSFGHHHKDTTVDTVGCYLASWGSLNFIFGKYYWEVDLQDSADWAVGVCKDSWLRNTNQMIDYEGAFLLVCVKEGNHYSLLTTCPVFRHYIERPLGHVGVLLDCEDGCLSFLNVAKSSLIYKYPSGTFQNPVQPFFSSGHNGRTFNPAH